From Actinopolyspora lacussalsi, a single genomic window includes:
- a CDS encoding alkanesulfonate monooxygenase SsuD/methylene tetrahydromethanopterin reductase-like flavin-dependent oxidoreductase (luciferase family) (product_source=COG2141; cath_funfam=3.20.20.30; cog=COG2141; pfam=PF00296; superfamily=51679) — MRVGIVILPEHRWWAAEPLWRMAEEYGFDHAWTYDHVGWRSLVDKPWFDAVPTLTAAATVTSRIKLGTLVSSPNFRHPVHFAREVTALDDVSDGRFLLGLGSGSSGFDERVFGTEPLSISDRVERFGEFTELLDSILTNDNVSSDGKYYSAVEARRSPGCVQTPRVPFVVAAEGTRAMRLAARFGNGWVTNGRGSGAEVTGDEAWWRSLRDNTERFEEVLRERGRVPGRVPRYLNADAGSVYSLSSVERFRDVLGRAGELGFTDVIVHWPRTEAPFAGQESVLEEIASEVLPGLKEH; from the coding sequence GTGCGCGTTGGGATAGTGATTCTGCCCGAACACCGTTGGTGGGCCGCGGAGCCGCTCTGGCGTATGGCGGAGGAGTACGGCTTCGACCACGCCTGGACCTACGATCACGTGGGTTGGAGATCGTTGGTGGACAAACCGTGGTTCGACGCGGTTCCCACCCTCACGGCGGCGGCCACCGTGACCTCCCGGATCAAGCTGGGCACGCTGGTGAGTTCCCCGAATTTCCGACACCCGGTGCATTTCGCCCGCGAGGTGACCGCGCTGGACGATGTCAGCGACGGCCGCTTCCTGCTCGGCCTCGGCTCGGGAAGCAGCGGTTTCGACGAGCGGGTGTTCGGAACCGAGCCCTTGTCCATCTCCGATCGGGTCGAGCGTTTCGGGGAGTTCACCGAGCTGCTGGACTCGATCCTCACCAACGACAACGTCAGTTCCGACGGCAAGTACTACTCGGCGGTGGAGGCGCGCCGCTCCCCCGGCTGCGTCCAGACACCGCGTGTCCCGTTCGTGGTGGCCGCGGAGGGAACCCGCGCGATGCGCCTCGCCGCGCGGTTCGGCAACGGGTGGGTGACGAACGGCCGCGGATCGGGCGCGGAAGTGACCGGCGATGAGGCGTGGTGGCGGTCGCTGCGGGACAACACGGAACGTTTCGAGGAAGTACTGCGGGAGCGGGGGCGCGTGCCGGGAAGGGTGCCGCGCTACCTGAACGCCGACGCCGGCTCGGTCTACTCGCTCAGCAGCGTCGAGCGCTTCAGGGACGTGCTGGGCAGAGCGGGCGAACTGGGGTTCACCGACGTGATCGTGCACTGGCCCCGGACGGAGGCACCGT
- a CDS encoding Cof subfamily protein (haloacid dehalogenase superfamily) (product_source=TIGR00099; cath_funfam=3.40.50.1000; cog=COG0561; ko=KO:K07024; pfam=PF08282; superfamily=56784; tigrfam=TIGR00099) → MRRPSLVASDVDGTLLDPAERVSERTARAACGVHDSGTPFVLVTGRPPRWVPRIVAGLGVAGAVVCSNGAVLYDAAADRVLHSTAIDPTTLREVTGELRDALPGCSFGVERSTSGAHDRLDQQFIAESAFHRCWPNPDLRIAARDELVGVPVVKLLVMHERMTSAEMAPVAEEVIGGRLGVTYSTGAGLLELSAPGVNKAAGLARVAEQLAADPRDVIAFGDMPNDIPMLEWVGHGVAVGNAHPDVRQVADEVTTSNTHDGVATVLERWW, encoded by the coding sequence GTGCGCAGACCATCCCTTGTCGCTTCCGACGTCGACGGAACCCTGCTGGACCCGGCGGAGCGGGTCAGCGAACGCACCGCGCGCGCCGCGTGCGGCGTTCATGACTCCGGAACCCCGTTCGTGCTGGTCACCGGTCGTCCACCTCGCTGGGTCCCGCGGATCGTCGCCGGTCTCGGCGTGGCCGGGGCGGTGGTGTGCTCCAACGGGGCGGTGCTCTACGACGCGGCGGCGGACCGGGTGCTGCACAGTACGGCGATCGACCCGACGACCCTGCGGGAGGTGACCGGCGAGCTGCGCGACGCCTTACCGGGTTGTTCCTTCGGGGTGGAGCGTTCCACCAGCGGCGCGCACGACCGGTTGGACCAGCAGTTCATCGCCGAGTCCGCGTTCCACCGCTGCTGGCCCAACCCGGACCTGCGCATCGCTGCGCGGGACGAGCTGGTCGGTGTGCCGGTGGTGAAGCTGCTGGTCATGCACGAGCGGATGACCAGTGCCGAGATGGCGCCCGTCGCGGAGGAAGTGATCGGAGGACGGCTGGGGGTCACCTACTCCACCGGCGCCGGGTTGCTGGAGCTGTCCGCGCCGGGCGTGAACAAGGCGGCGGGGCTCGCGCGAGTGGCCGAGCAGCTGGCGGCTGATCCCCGCGACGTCATCGCGTTCGGCGACATGCCCAACGACATCCCCATGCTGGAGTGGGTGGGGCACGGCGTGGCGGTCGGCAACGCACACCCCGATGTTCGCCAGGTCGCCGACGAGGTGACCACGAGCAACACCCACGACGGGGTGGCAACCGTGCTCGAACGCTGGTGGTGA
- a CDS encoding uncharacterized protein with LGFP repeats (product_source=COG5479; cath_funfam=3.40.80.10; cog=COG5479; pfam=PF01510; smart=SM00701; superfamily=55846) — protein sequence MLRGLIVGTIALATTTLLTTGAAGSTTERSSPTRGETTAVHRSLSEAPGARDSPGIRTVRTRKRFSMVAVTWDGKAPDRTTAQYRQDGRWSSWHELSPLGSSGHGGSDVSGAAGASGAWWTGPSSRIRIRAVRAGEHVTGELELIAITPGTEPVRSETERRTARPPVVTRAEWGADESMMRWPPEYSATTRAAIVHHTVETNDYTCARSAEVVRGLYHYHAVELGWGDIGYHALVDKCGTIFAGRTDGLRRHVVGGHTQGFNGQTFGVALIGNFETAYPTESALRSTGRIAGWKLGTVGRDPLGQTTLVSGGGRGNKYPEGTSVTLPRIFTHRDVGETACPGDNVHARMDTIRQASAG from the coding sequence ATGCTCCGCGGCTTAATCGTCGGAACCATCGCACTGGCCACGACCACACTGCTGACCACCGGTGCCGCCGGTTCGACCACGGAACGATCGAGTCCGACTCGCGGAGAGACCACGGCGGTGCACCGGTCACTGTCCGAGGCACCGGGAGCACGGGACTCACCGGGCATACGCACGGTGCGGACCCGAAAGCGGTTCAGCATGGTCGCTGTCACCTGGGACGGGAAAGCCCCGGACCGGACAACGGCACAGTACCGGCAGGACGGGCGCTGGAGCTCCTGGCACGAGCTGTCGCCACTGGGTTCCTCCGGGCACGGCGGCAGCGATGTGTCCGGCGCGGCGGGCGCGAGCGGTGCCTGGTGGACCGGGCCGAGCTCCCGCATCCGGATACGCGCGGTTCGGGCGGGCGAGCACGTGACCGGGGAGCTGGAACTGATCGCGATCACGCCGGGCACGGAGCCGGTGCGTTCGGAAACCGAGCGGCGGACCGCACGGCCGCCGGTGGTGACCCGCGCGGAGTGGGGCGCCGACGAGAGCATGATGCGCTGGCCACCGGAGTACTCGGCCACCACGCGGGCGGCGATCGTGCACCACACCGTGGAGACGAACGACTACACCTGCGCGCGCTCCGCCGAGGTGGTCCGGGGGCTGTATCACTATCACGCCGTGGAGCTCGGGTGGGGCGACATCGGCTACCACGCGCTGGTGGACAAGTGCGGCACGATCTTCGCCGGACGTACCGACGGACTGCGACGCCACGTCGTGGGTGGCCACACCCAGGGATTCAACGGTCAGACCTTCGGGGTGGCGCTGATCGGCAACTTCGAGACCGCCTACCCGACCGAGAGCGCGCTGCGTTCGACCGGAAGGATCGCGGGCTGGAAGCTCGGCACCGTCGGTCGTGATCCGTTGGGGCAGACCACGCTGGTGTCCGGGGGAGGCAGGGGAAACAAGTACCCCGAGGGCACCTCGGTCACGTTGCCCAGGATTTTCACCCACCGCGACGTCGGCGAGACCGCCTGCCCCGGTGACAACGTCCACGCCCGGATGGACACCATCAGACAGGCCTCGGCCGGATGA
- a CDS encoding UDP-galactopyranose mutase (product_source=KO:K01854; cog=COG0562; ko=KO:K01854; pfam=PF03275,PF13450; superfamily=51971; tigrfam=TIGR00031) yields MSFGGYDLIIVGSGFFGLTIAERAATQLDKRVLLLERRHHIGGNAYSEAEPETGIEVHRYGAHLFHTSNKRVWDYVNRFTDFTDYQHRVFTRYQGQIYSFPMNLGLICQFFGRAFTPDEAKALVAEQAAEIETADAKNLEEKAISLIGRPLYEAFVRGYTAKQWQTDPKELPAANITRLPVRYNFNNRYFSDTYEGLPVDGYTAWLRRMADHPNIEVRLETDYFDVRDQLPDVPVVYTGPLDGYFDYSEGELGWRTLDFETEVVRTGDFQGTPVLNYADEEIPYTRIHEFRHFHPERDYYPNDKTVIVREYSRFAESGDEPYYPINTAEDRAKLEAYRDLAKREAKERKVLFGGRLGTYKYLDMHMAIGSALSMFDNKVYPYFTEGRSLDGSMED; encoded by the coding sequence GTGAGCTTCGGAGGTTATGACCTGATAATCGTAGGTTCCGGATTTTTCGGACTTACGATCGCTGAACGCGCCGCCACCCAGTTGGACAAGCGAGTACTGCTGCTGGAGCGAAGGCACCACATAGGTGGTAACGCCTACTCCGAGGCCGAGCCGGAAACCGGCATCGAGGTGCATCGTTACGGTGCGCATCTGTTCCACACCTCGAACAAGCGCGTGTGGGACTACGTCAACCGCTTCACCGACTTCACCGACTACCAACACCGGGTCTTCACCCGGTACCAGGGACAGATCTACTCCTTCCCGATGAACCTCGGGCTGATCTGCCAGTTCTTCGGACGTGCCTTCACCCCCGACGAGGCGAAGGCGCTGGTCGCGGAGCAGGCTGCCGAGATCGAGACCGCCGACGCCAAGAATCTGGAGGAGAAGGCGATCTCGCTGATCGGTCGTCCGCTCTACGAGGCGTTCGTGCGCGGTTACACCGCCAAGCAGTGGCAGACCGATCCCAAGGAACTGCCCGCTGCCAACATCACTCGACTGCCGGTGCGCTACAACTTCAACAATCGCTACTTCAGCGACACCTACGAAGGTCTGCCGGTGGACGGTTACACCGCCTGGCTGCGTCGGATGGCCGATCACCCCAACATCGAGGTGCGGCTGGAGACCGACTACTTCGACGTGCGCGACCAGTTGCCCGACGTTCCGGTCGTCTACACCGGTCCGTTGGACGGTTACTTCGACTACTCCGAGGGTGAGCTCGGCTGGCGAACCCTCGATTTCGAGACCGAGGTCGTGCGAACGGGTGACTTCCAGGGCACGCCGGTGTTGAACTACGCCGACGAGGAGATCCCTTACACGCGGATCCACGAATTCCGGCACTTCCATCCGGAGCGCGATTACTATCCCAATGACAAGACCGTGATCGTTCGGGAGTACTCGCGGTTCGCGGAGAGTGGTGACGAGCCCTACTACCCGATCAACACGGCCGAGGACCGGGCGAAGCTGGAAGCCTACCGTGATTTGGCCAAACGGGAGGCGAAGGAGCGCAAGGTGCTCTTCGGCGGCAGGTTGGGCACTTACAAGTACCTGGACATGCACATGGCCATCGGATCCGCGCTGAGCATGTTCGACAACAAGGTTTACCCCTACTTCACCGAGGGCCGCTCGCTGGACGGCTCGATGGAGGACTGA
- a CDS encoding galactofuranosylgalactofuranosylrhamnosyl-N-acetylglucosaminyl-diphospho-decaprenol beta-1,5/1,6-galactofuranosyltransferase (product_source=KO:K16650; cath_funfam=1.10.1630.10; cog=COG1216; ko=KO:K16650; pfam=PF13641; superfamily=53448) → MTDRTSPTEPDLAESDQLEQDAAERNSSEQDTTASGTESDSAHAVGESKLADSATVRTGGKRIGAEQVLQRVLLPRPEDPMDARPLYLDEPEAASQHATVLSRRSLRAPVHTNISFASYFNAFPASYWKRWTKLNEVVLRLKVRGSGRLDVYRSKPNGDIVHLEGTAVSSPKSWRRLEFRISLKPFEDGGWIWFDLFTNEGDIELDEAAWTTDLKLPKQRVVVGTTTMRPEDCVQTLQTLGEDSQVLDLVERVVVADQGAQKIRETEGFDEAARRIGDKLHVIEQPNLGGSGGFTRVMYEGIYNSDAEQVMLFDDDIALEPDGVLRSNAFARASVQPVVVGGHMLNLQARSRLHTMGEVVDLGAAMWRAAPGAATDHDFAQYPLRKSRKLHKLIHSTYNGWWMCLFPREVIERTGLPLPLFLKWDDAEYHLRAGERGYPTVSLPGAAVWHMPWTDKNDATDWTAYFHTRNRLILAALHSPDDVRKNLVKQSLKLTLRHLFSMEYSTVAVQLKAVEDFMAGPEGLFDSLRTALPEVRKLREHYSDAQTYSSARELPTPSANPAMAEALLDPPVHPVRIAKRASQALLHNLKAPDPNAKQRPQLNIPSSNALWFLLGALDSATVSTADGSGTVFRRRDPDEFRRLGRRALADYRKLVSEWPRLRDAYRQALPELTSPESWKRMYE, encoded by the coding sequence GTGACTGACCGGACTTCTCCGACCGAGCCTGACCTGGCCGAGTCGGATCAGTTGGAGCAGGACGCCGCGGAGCGGAACTCCTCGGAACAGGACACGACGGCTTCCGGGACGGAGAGTGACTCCGCGCACGCCGTGGGTGAGAGCAAGCTCGCCGACTCGGCCACGGTCCGTACCGGCGGCAAGCGGATCGGGGCGGAACAGGTGCTGCAGCGGGTGTTGCTCCCCCGCCCGGAGGACCCGATGGACGCCCGTCCGCTCTACCTCGACGAGCCGGAAGCCGCTTCGCAGCACGCCACCGTGTTGTCCCGCCGATCGCTGCGTGCTCCGGTACACACCAACATCTCGTTCGCCTCGTACTTCAACGCGTTCCCCGCCAGTTACTGGAAACGCTGGACGAAGCTGAACGAGGTCGTGCTGCGGCTCAAGGTTCGTGGCTCGGGCAGGCTGGACGTTTACCGCTCCAAGCCGAACGGTGACATCGTGCACCTGGAGGGGACGGCCGTATCCAGTCCGAAGTCCTGGCGTCGGCTGGAGTTCCGCATCTCGCTCAAGCCCTTCGAGGACGGCGGCTGGATCTGGTTCGACCTGTTCACCAACGAGGGTGACATCGAACTCGACGAGGCGGCCTGGACCACCGACCTCAAACTGCCGAAGCAGCGGGTGGTGGTGGGGACGACCACCATGCGCCCGGAGGACTGCGTGCAGACACTGCAGACGCTGGGTGAGGACTCGCAGGTCCTCGATCTCGTCGAACGTGTGGTGGTGGCCGACCAGGGGGCGCAGAAGATCCGCGAGACCGAGGGCTTCGACGAGGCCGCTCGTCGGATCGGCGACAAGCTCCACGTCATCGAACAGCCCAACCTCGGTGGTTCCGGTGGGTTCACCCGCGTGATGTACGAGGGGATCTACAACTCCGACGCCGAACAAGTGATGCTGTTCGACGACGACATCGCGTTGGAACCCGACGGCGTCCTGCGCTCCAACGCCTTCGCGCGTGCGTCGGTGCAGCCTGTGGTCGTCGGTGGGCACATGCTCAATCTCCAGGCCAGGTCACGGCTGCACACGATGGGCGAGGTCGTCGATCTCGGTGCAGCGATGTGGCGTGCCGCACCCGGAGCCGCCACCGATCACGACTTCGCCCAGTACCCGCTGCGCAAGAGCAGGAAGCTGCACAAGCTCATCCACTCCACCTACAACGGGTGGTGGATGTGCCTGTTCCCGAGGGAGGTCATCGAGCGGACGGGTCTGCCACTGCCGCTCTTCCTCAAGTGGGACGACGCCGAGTATCACCTGCGCGCGGGCGAACGCGGTTATCCGACCGTCTCGTTGCCCGGGGCCGCCGTCTGGCACATGCCCTGGACCGACAAGAACGACGCGACGGACTGGACGGCCTATTTCCACACTCGCAACAGGCTCATCCTCGCCGCGCTGCACAGCCCGGACGACGTGCGCAAGAACCTGGTCAAGCAGAGCCTGAAGCTCACGCTGCGACACCTGTTCTCCATGGAGTACTCCACGGTCGCGGTGCAGCTCAAGGCCGTCGAGGACTTCATGGCCGGGCCCGAGGGGCTCTTCGACAGCCTGCGAACCGCCTTACCGGAGGTCCGCAAGCTGCGTGAGCACTACTCCGACGCACAGACCTACTCCTCCGCCCGGGAACTACCGACTCCCTCCGCCAATCCCGCCATGGCCGAAGCGCTGTTGGACCCGCCGGTACACCCGGTGCGGATAGCCAAGCGTGCCTCCCAGGCGTTGCTGCACAACCTCAAGGCCCCCGATCCGAACGCCAAGCAACGGCCGCAGCTGAACATCCCGTCCTCGAACGCGCTCTGGTTCCTGCTCGGTGCGCTGGACAGTGCCACCGTATCCACCGCGGACGGGAGCGGTACCGTGTTCCGGCGACGTGACCCGGACGAGTTCCGCAGGCTCGGCAGGCGGGCTCTGGCCGACTACCGCAAGCTCGTCAGTGAGTGGCCCCGGTTGCGTGACGCATACCGCCAGGCGCTGCCGGAACTGACCAGTCCGGAGTCCTGGAAGCGGATGTACGAGTGA
- a CDS encoding membrane-associated phospholipid phosphatase (product_source=COG0671; cath_funfam=1.20.144.10; cog=COG0671; pfam=PF01569; superfamily=48317; transmembrane_helix_parts=Outside_1_161,TMhelix_162_184,Inside_185_195): MDAELTTVATEPTGPEQATEEKPPAAVTAETTAVRRVQSVLAERPVVTVAKGMSKFGDHALGWLAVGAVGAITDRRRRREWVLAAAGVAASHGASIAVKRLVRRQRPGDPGIRVLVDTPSRLSFPSSHATSTTTAAILYGRLLGRGLGPVVVPPMMVSRLVLGVHYPSDVLVGSGLGGAVALGVRRYVERRRNRG, encoded by the coding sequence GTGGACGCAGAGCTGACCACCGTGGCCACCGAGCCGACGGGGCCGGAGCAGGCCACGGAGGAGAAACCGCCCGCTGCGGTCACGGCCGAGACCACCGCGGTGCGCCGTGTCCAGAGCGTGCTGGCGGAACGGCCGGTCGTTACCGTTGCCAAGGGTATGTCCAAATTCGGTGACCACGCACTCGGCTGGTTGGCGGTCGGGGCGGTCGGGGCGATCACGGACCGCCGCCGTCGTCGTGAGTGGGTGTTGGCGGCGGCCGGTGTCGCCGCTTCGCACGGTGCCTCGATCGCGGTCAAGCGTCTTGTGCGGCGCCAACGCCCCGGGGATCCGGGTATCCGGGTGCTGGTCGACACCCCCAGCCGGTTGAGTTTCCCCTCCTCGCACGCCACTTCGACGACCACGGCCGCGATTCTCTACGGCAGGTTGCTCGGACGCGGGCTGGGGCCGGTGGTGGTGCCGCCGATGATGGTCAGCCGCCTGGTGCTCGGTGTTCACTATCCGAGTGACGTGCTCGTCGGCTCGGGGCTCGGTGGTGCGGTCGCACTGGGCGTACGTCGATACGTCGAGCGGCGGAGGAACCGTGGCTGA
- a CDS encoding decaprenyl-phosphate phosphoribosyltransferase (product_source=KO:K14136; cog=COG0382; ko=KO:K14136; pfam=PF01040; transmembrane_helix_parts=Outside_1_166,TMhelix_167_189,Inside_190_209,TMhelix_210_232,Outside_233_235,TMhelix_236_258,Inside_259_262,TMhelix_263_285,Outside_286_288,TMhelix_289_306,Inside_307_330,TMhelix_331_353,Outside_354_362,TMhelix_363_380,Inside_381_399,TMhelix_400_417,Outside_418_418) yields MADRNEVDSRSPEESTPGTNDGQRSERSVTTPASGGGVDTATTEREAETERDAEPSTADADPAGTEEAVRADSEGLIGSEAGGEAGALEDRFTGGTATTDSAGETTAEGSRQDKSSDAYHARVVAAAGTPTGLFNGLLKELRPKQWVKNILVLAAPFSAGELWAVPTLLDAAVAFVVFSMAASGIYFINDALDVESDRAHPTKRNRPIAAGLIPLPVAYAVCGLLLVGSLVISGLMSMGLLAVMAVYVAVQLGYCFGLKHQPVIDLCIVASGFLLRAVAGGAAAGLEITQWFYIVVAFGSLFMVAGKRYAEVKLANETGAKIRKSLRAYSASYLRFVWAISAAIMIMSYSMWAYDIRQQDNSIWGVVSIIPFVIGILRYAVDVDKGVAGEPEEVALKDKVLLVLFGILAGCLFLAFYL; encoded by the coding sequence GTGGCTGACAGGAACGAGGTCGATTCACGGTCCCCGGAGGAGAGCACTCCGGGAACCAACGACGGACAGCGGTCCGAACGGTCGGTGACGACCCCCGCTTCCGGTGGCGGCGTCGACACCGCCACCACCGAACGGGAAGCCGAGACCGAACGTGATGCCGAGCCCTCGACCGCCGATGCGGACCCCGCGGGCACCGAGGAGGCCGTGCGGGCCGACTCCGAAGGACTGATCGGTTCGGAGGCGGGTGGTGAGGCCGGTGCGTTGGAGGACCGGTTCACCGGAGGCACGGCGACCACGGACTCGGCGGGGGAAACGACCGCCGAGGGATCGCGCCAGGACAAGTCCTCGGACGCCTACCACGCGAGGGTGGTCGCCGCCGCGGGAACTCCGACCGGGCTGTTCAACGGCCTGCTCAAGGAACTGCGGCCGAAGCAGTGGGTCAAGAACATCCTGGTGCTGGCCGCACCGTTCAGCGCGGGCGAGCTGTGGGCGGTTCCGACCCTGCTCGACGCGGCCGTGGCCTTCGTGGTCTTCTCGATGGCCGCTTCGGGAATCTACTTCATCAACGACGCTCTCGACGTCGAGTCGGACCGGGCGCACCCGACCAAACGAAACCGGCCGATCGCGGCGGGGTTGATTCCGCTGCCGGTGGCCTACGCGGTGTGCGGGTTGCTGCTGGTCGGCTCACTGGTCATATCCGGCCTGATGAGCATGGGGCTGTTGGCGGTGATGGCCGTCTACGTCGCCGTGCAGCTCGGCTACTGCTTCGGACTCAAGCACCAGCCGGTGATCGACCTGTGCATAGTGGCCTCCGGCTTCCTGCTGCGCGCGGTGGCGGGTGGCGCCGCCGCCGGGCTGGAGATCACCCAGTGGTTCTACATCGTGGTCGCTTTCGGCTCGCTGTTCATGGTGGCGGGCAAGCGCTACGCGGAGGTCAAGCTCGCCAACGAGACCGGAGCCAAGATCCGCAAGTCGCTGCGGGCCTACTCCGCCTCGTACCTGCGGTTCGTCTGGGCCATCTCGGCCGCGATCATGATCATGTCCTACAGCATGTGGGCCTACGACATCCGGCAGCAGGACAACTCGATCTGGGGAGTGGTGTCGATCATTCCCTTCGTGATCGGCATCCTGCGTTACGCGGTGGACGTGGACAAGGGCGTGGCCGGTGAGCCGGAGGAAGTGGCACTCAAGGACAAGGTGCTGCTGGTACTGTTCGGCATCCTCGCCGGATGCCTCTTCCTCGCCTTCTACCTCTGA
- a CDS encoding prolyl-tRNA editing enzyme YbaK/EbsC (Cys-tRNA(Pro) deacylase) (product_source=COG2606; cath_funfam=3.90.960.10; cog=COG2606; pfam=PF04073; superfamily=55826) — MQSETTASSESMLPERSKEVARRLRAVGVPGEIREMPGSTRTAADAAAALGCETGAIAGSLVFLSGEEPVLVLTSGRHRVDTEALALRLGWQPLIRAKPEQVRRATGQAIGGVAPLGHPEALPTVVDSALADYERVWAAGGTPRTVFPTTHDELLRITEGRSLQVASEE, encoded by the coding sequence GTGCAATCGGAGACGACCGCGTCCTCGGAGAGCATGCTCCCCGAACGCAGCAAAGAGGTAGCCCGTCGGCTCCGGGCAGTTGGTGTGCCGGGCGAGATCCGGGAAATGCCGGGATCGACCAGGACCGCCGCCGATGCCGCTGCCGCACTCGGCTGCGAGACGGGCGCTATCGCGGGCAGCCTGGTCTTCCTCTCCGGTGAGGAGCCGGTCCTGGTGCTGACCAGTGGGCGTCACCGGGTGGACACGGAAGCGCTGGCCCTGCGACTGGGTTGGCAACCGCTCATCCGCGCCAAGCCGGAGCAGGTTCGTCGGGCCACCGGTCAGGCGATCGGCGGGGTGGCTCCGCTGGGACATCCCGAAGCGCTGCCGACGGTGGTCGACAGCGCACTGGCGGACTACGAACGGGTCTGGGCAGCGGGCGGTACGCCCCGCACGGTGTTTCCCACCACCCACGACGAGCTGCTGCGGATAACCGAGGGCCGATCCCTGCAGGTCGCCTCGGAAGAGTGA
- a CDS encoding nitroreductase (product_source=COG0778; cath_funfam=3.40.109.10; cog=COG0778; pfam=PF00881; superfamily=55469), producing the protein MTESPGRGALFPESLELLRGLRASRWFTDAEVTATDLRRILEVARWTGSARNRQPWRVHTVRDADIRAELGRCGDYALHLAQAPVVLLLALDRGGADAEFDGGRFAQTLIAAAGAFGLGCCPATFFPAANAERATAIAGFEEPWSVRTGIALGWPAPAPLGRSAIPQGRLPLDALWSGE; encoded by the coding sequence GTGACCGAATCACCCGGGCGTGGTGCCCTTTTCCCGGAGTCGTTGGAGCTGCTGCGCGGGTTGCGCGCCAGCCGCTGGTTCACCGATGCCGAGGTGACCGCGACGGATCTGCGCCGGATACTCGAGGTGGCCCGTTGGACGGGCTCCGCGCGTAATCGCCAACCGTGGCGGGTGCACACCGTTCGCGACGCGGACATTCGTGCCGAACTGGGACGCTGCGGCGACTACGCCCTGCACCTCGCACAGGCACCTGTGGTGCTCCTGCTGGCGTTGGATCGCGGCGGGGCGGACGCCGAGTTCGACGGGGGCAGGTTCGCACAGACGCTCATCGCGGCGGCGGGCGCGTTCGGACTCGGCTGCTGCCCGGCGACGTTCTTCCCCGCGGCCAACGCCGAACGGGCCACCGCGATCGCCGGGTTCGAGGAGCCGTGGTCGGTGCGTACCGGGATCGCGTTGGGTTGGCCCGCGCCGGCGCCTCTCGGCAGATCCGCGATTCCGCAGGGCAGGTTACCGTTGGACGCCCTCTGGTCGGGGGAATGA
- a CDS encoding hypothetical protein (product_source=Hypo-rule applied; pfam=PF09438; superfamily=160904) has product MFKWLRASLPRYRELVQGRLDEYREYDWLCERLSLPLPVTPLDSTMLRALRDSWCDPVDDDALRGWLEADLINRLREDADVVLRTLPATGERLVLHNAEQVEAWFWVLVNMRIAYGVEHGVLGPGCAPIDEHFDKTADWNDPLTPARFAVWWMQNVADVLRKVSGQPLPEYSYY; this is encoded by the coding sequence ATGTTCAAGTGGCTACGCGCTTCACTGCCACGATATCGGGAACTCGTCCAGGGAAGGTTGGACGAATACCGCGAATACGACTGGCTATGTGAGCGGCTCTCGTTGCCGTTGCCGGTCACACCACTGGACTCGACCATGCTCCGCGCGCTGCGCGACAGTTGGTGCGATCCCGTGGACGACGACGCGTTGCGCGGTTGGCTGGAGGCCGATCTGATCAATCGGCTCCGGGAGGACGCGGACGTCGTGTTGCGCACCCTGCCCGCCACGGGCGAACGGTTGGTGCTGCACAACGCCGAGCAGGTCGAGGCGTGGTTCTGGGTACTGGTGAACATGCGCATCGCCTACGGCGTGGAACACGGCGTGCTCGGCCCCGGTTGCGCCCCCATCGACGAGCACTTCGACAAGACCGCGGACTGGAACGATCCGCTCACGCCCGCCCGGTTCGCCGTGTGGTGGATGCAGAATGTCGCGGACGTGCTGCGCAAGGTTTCCGGGCAACCCCTGCCGGAGTACTCCTACTACTGA